AATCGGTCAGGGCGAATGGGCTGTGGCCGAAGCGTGCGAAGCCTACGGCGCATTCTTAGACCTGACGCCCGAGATTGCTCTGGTTACGAACATCGAAGCCGACCATCTGGATCACCACAAGAGCTTTGACGCCCTGAAGAAGAAGTTTCGCGCCTTTATCCAAAGCGCCAGCCGGACGGCCATCGTCTGCGCGGACGACGAAACCGCTGTAAGAGTCGCACAAGAATCGGGCAGGGCGTACGAGACCTACGGATTCGACCAAGGCGCTTTAAAAAGCATCCGACTGGCCGTGCCCGGCAGGCACAACGAACTCAATGCGCTTGGAGCGATCAGCGCAGCGCTCAAGTGCGGTGCGACGATCGACGATTGCAAGAAGGCCTTGGAGGCCTTCTCGGGAACTCACCGTCGGCTGGAGCATGTCGCCGAACTCCAAGGCATTGCCGTCATCGACGACTATGCCCATCACCCGACCGAGATTAGAGCGAGCATCGAGGCGGTTCGAACCAGTTATCCAGATCGCCGTCTGATCGTCGTATTCCAGCCGCATCTTTATAGCCGCACTCGCGACTTTCTTCAGGAGTTTGCAGACGCCCTCGCATTGGCCGATTGGGCCGTCCTGACCGATATCTATCCTGCTCGCGAAACGCCCATTCCCGGCATCAGCGCCGCCGTGATCGTGGAGCGGCTGCACGACTTAGGCAAGAGCAACGCCCGATATGTGCCGGTTCTCAGCAAGATCGCGCCAGTCATCGCGCCGAAGCTCCGAGAATCCGATGTTCTGGTACTGATGGGCGCGGGCGATATTGACAAGGTTCCGGCCCAAGTGGTCCGTCGCTTGGAGCATCGAGACAGCCAACTCCGAATCGCCGTCCTCATGGGCGGCGATTCGGAGGAGCGAGAAGTCAGTTTGATATCCGGGCGCCGGGTGATGGATGCGCTCCAAGAACAGGGATTTGAGACGGTGGCAATCGATCCCGCCAAGCCTGGCGAACTCGCTCAACTCGCGACCGATGGCGGCTTCGATGCCGCTTTTGTCGCCCTTCACGGGCGGTATGGCGAGGGCGGATCGATACAGGGCTTGCTGGACATGCTCGGCATCCCTTACACAGGTTCCGATCCGCTGGCTTCGGCATTGGCTATGAACAAGGCGGCCTCCTTGGCGATTCTTCGCCAAGCTGGATTGACGACCCCCCAAGGTCAACTGGTTCACCGGGGCGACGCTCTGCAAATCGATCCGCCCTGCGCAGTGAAGCCGAACTCGGGCGGTTCCACCTTGGGCGTCTCGATCGTCCGAAACCCCGATCGGCTCGATGCCGCGCTGGAACGCGCATGGGCGCTGGACGAGGCCGCATTAGTCGAAGAGTTGATCGAAGGCGTCGAGATCAGCGCGACTATCCTCGGCTTGGACGATCCAGTCTGTCTGCCGCTGGTCGAGATTCTGCCGCGACAAGGTTTTTATGATTTTCAAGCCAAGTACGAACAGGGCGCAACCGAGGAGATCGTGCCAGCGCGCATCTCGACACAAGCGACCGAACGAGCGAGCGAGGCCGCGCTCGTCGCCCACAAAGCGATCGGTTGTCGCGGCCTGAGTCGCGTCGACATGATCATCCGGGACGACGAACCGGTCATCCTTGAAATCAATACTGTTCCGGGTTTGACCCCGACTTCGCTTGCGCCTCGTTGCGCCGAGGCTGCCGGAATCTCTTTCGGAGAGTTCTGTCGATTGCAGGTCGAATACGCGCTTCAAGCATGGAGCCGAATCTGATGGCCAAGCGGGCAGTCAAGCCGTCGGTTCGAACTCGAAAGCGTCGACGCAGTCATTCTTTGGTCGGCTGGCTCTGGGCGATCGCGGGATGCGTCTTGGCGATCAGCGTATGGGCCGCGCCGTCGTTGCAGCCGATGCGCGCAAGCGTAGAGAACTGCCCAATGGAGGCTCAGCAAGAAATCCGACGACTGATTGCGGGCAATCTAGAAGCCGGTATAGGATGGAACGCTAACCTAAGCGAGTTGGAGCGATCGATAGCCGCTTTGCCGTGGGTCAAATCGGCAAGCGCGAGAGGTCACTGGAGCGGTCGACTGACCACGACGATCGAACCGCGCGTGCCCTATCTGTCTGTACAGAACGGTAGCAGATACCTCTCCATCGATGAGAGCCGCGTCGCCTTCCTCCCTCCTCAAGCCCGCAAGAATCCCCGGCCGATGTTTGATCAAAGCCATCGCCAACTGATCGTCGAATCGAAGGCGAACATCAAGGAAGGCCAGGCGATTCAAGGCGCAGCGACCCGGTTCGCCTTCGACTTTGCAAGGGCGCTGGACCAGGAGAACTTCCCCTTTCCTTACAGCCTCACCATACGAAAAGGGGGGAACATGTGCTTAAATATAAGAGCCAAGGCACAAGATGTTGGGTTGACAACGCGATATGAGATCGGTCTCCCGGACAAACTCTCGGCCAAAGTGGAGGCTGTTCTCAAAACGCTCAACGGACGACCGGTTTCCGGCGGCGCTGTGGAATACGTCAACGTGAGCGCCCCTGACAAGATTACGGTGAAGATGGCATCGCAGGACAGGAGCGAAAGAAATGAGTAACTTTTGGGATCGAGCGCGAGGCAACGGGTTCGCGCCGTCCTTTTTTGTGATGTGGCTGTTGCTTGGAGTGCTATTGGTCAGTGCTCTGAAGGCGCAGCAGAACGTCCGCAAAGACCTTCCCAGTTCGCGCTTTCCCGAATTGGCTCGGGAATACATGGTGAAGGCCAAGACCTTGGAGAAACTGGAAGAGGAGATCCGCCTCTTGCGCGACAAAAGCACAGAGATGGAGAACGCGCTTGCAACGGGCAGTCAAAAGTCTCAGCTGTTAAACGACAGCCTTCAAGAAGCCAAGGTGCTGGCGGGGCTTTCCGCGCTTTCAGGCCCGGGCGTCGAGGTGCTTCTAACCGACAAATCGACCGAGAAGCGAAACGAGGGCGATCCGGCCTTGCTCAACATGTTCGCCATCCACGACTTTGACATTCTCCGCGTCGTCAACGAACTTCGTGCCGCAGGAGCCGAGGCGATCTCGGTCAACGGCCAGCG
The DNA window shown above is from Armatimonadota bacterium and carries:
- a CDS encoding FtsQ-type POTRA domain-containing protein; protein product: MEPNLMAKRAVKPSVRTRKRRRSHSLVGWLWAIAGCVLAISVWAAPSLQPMRASVENCPMEAQQEIRRLIAGNLEAGIGWNANLSELERSIAALPWVKSASARGHWSGRLTTTIEPRVPYLSVQNGSRYLSIDESRVAFLPPQARKNPRPMFDQSHRQLIVESKANIKEGQAIQGAATRFAFDFARALDQENFPFPYSLTIRKGGNMCLNIRAKAQDVGLTTRYEIGLPDKLSAKVEAVLKTLNGRPVSGGAVEYVNVSAPDKITVKMASQDRSERNE
- a CDS encoding DUF881 domain-containing protein, yielding MSNFWDRARGNGFAPSFFVMWLLLGVLLVSALKAQQNVRKDLPSSRFPELAREYMVKAKTLEKLEEEIRLLRDKSTEMENALATGSQKSQLLNDSLQEAKVLAGLSALSGPGVEVLLTDKSTEKRNEGDPALLNMFAIHDFDILRVVNELRAAGAEAISVNGQRLGVNGWIRCSGPVICVNDIRMAPPFRILAIGDPQTLTGALKIPGGVLSDIENADPNMVKIISHNQLTIPGYAGSTKFKYAKPVTEAVAKNEAAQ
- a CDS encoding D-alanine--D-alanine ligase, which translates into the protein MSAAALSPTGIPISVTGQPSIDDRFHLIGIGGAGMSGMAFALMEQGAQISGSDRTESPTIQALRQAGAQIGIGDWSGLVAQATWIVASDAIWPDHPEIQWALERDVPVWRRSQMLAWLLRDKRLIAVAGAHGKTTATAMIAAILEQAGLDPVVALGGEPLRKGPQWRGGWRIGQGEWAVAEACEAYGAFLDLTPEIALVTNIEADHLDHHKSFDALKKKFRAFIQSASRTAIVCADDETAVRVAQESGRAYETYGFDQGALKSIRLAVPGRHNELNALGAISAALKCGATIDDCKKALEAFSGTHRRLEHVAELQGIAVIDDYAHHPTEIRASIEAVRTSYPDRRLIVVFQPHLYSRTRDFLQEFADALALADWAVLTDIYPARETPIPGISAAVIVERLHDLGKSNARYVPVLSKIAPVIAPKLRESDVLVLMGAGDIDKVPAQVVRRLEHRDSQLRIAVLMGGDSEEREVSLISGRRVMDALQEQGFETVAIDPAKPGELAQLATDGGFDAAFVALHGRYGEGGSIQGLLDMLGIPYTGSDPLASALAMNKAASLAILRQAGLTTPQGQLVHRGDALQIDPPCAVKPNSGGSTLGVSIVRNPDRLDAALERAWALDEAALVEELIEGVEISATILGLDDPVCLPLVEILPRQGFYDFQAKYEQGATEEIVPARISTQATERASEAALVAHKAIGCRGLSRVDMIIRDDEPVILEINTVPGLTPTSLAPRCAEAAGISFGEFCRLQVEYALQAWSRI